GCTCACCTGTTCGGGGACGAGAAAGCCCTTGAACGTGAGCTAGCGGAATTGGATGGCTTGGAAGACACACCGCCTTTCTAGACACGCGTTGTGCTCCAATGCGAACAGATGTGCTATTCTGCTGTCTAACGGAGTTTGGATAACTCGCGTGATGGTGGTTCTCCCACCCTAGATGTGAGCAATATAGTTCAGCACTAGGCGACAGTCTCGATGCCAAGGCAGACCAGATGGGTCGATAAGTCGGTGACTTATTAGGGACTTGGGTCAGGCGACAGGTCGGTGACCTGTTAGAGGCGCATAGTGGATTGTGACAGGTCGGTGACCTGAAGGTGTTGGCACGCTAGTTGACCCTGACAAAAGTAGGGGTTCACTTGGCGTGCCGTTTTTTATGCCATGAACCCCAGTGAATGATCATGGAGCGAAAGATCATGGCTGAAAACTTAAGGGACAACGCGCACCCAGCTAGTCCCGAACTTCTCACGATTCAACAGGCAGCGGAACTTCTCAACGTGTCAGTGGGCACCGTCCGCAAATGGATTACCAGCGGTGAGCTGAACGCCTACCGCTATGGGGCACATGGTCGTATCGTGCGCATCACCCGCGATGATATCCACCAGTTCGCCACCCCCATCATTGGAGGTGCCAAGTGAGCGCACCAATGAACAACCCGGTAACCCGGCAAGCGTGTAGAGACGAGCACAGGCAATACCGCGCTTACATGAAGGTTAGCGACTTGACGGCCTTCACCGGCATTGCGCCCAACACGATCTACACGTGGATCAAGCAAGGGCGGATCAAAACCGTTGAGTTCGGCTCGCGTATCTTGATCCCAGCAGACGAGATGGAGCGCCTATTAACCGAAGGCGTGCCTACACCCAACCCGTACAGGGACGGTGACGCGGCATGAACGAGCACAAAAGAAAGTGCCCCAGTGGGGAAACTGGGGCAAAAGATAAGAGCACGCAACCCTTGGGTTCTAGTGTAGCAACCCCCGGGTTCGACTGGAGACGCTTCACCCCGCGTGAGCAGGAAATCTACGTGCAAGGAATGACCGACGGTATCTCAATCGGTCACCACAAAGGCTATGTAGACGGCTACAAGCGCGCCGTAGAAGACCACAAACACCACTGGATCCAAGAGTGGTTCGAACGCGGTTGGAAGGCGTGCGAAGACTACTTCACGGCAATCATGGCACTATGCCTACCCTATCTAGAAGACGCGATCCGCTACCCCGATTACGCCACCTTGTGCGACATGCGGGGCGACCACGCGCGGGCAGAGCGCCAACGCCGAACCCTCAAAGAACGCGGGGTGGACAAGTGAGCGAAAAAGAAGAAGGCAGCGAACTATTCGATGCCGTCTACAAATTCCTAGGCCGCTTCGTCGCCTACCCCACCAGTGAATCACGCGTTGCGCACGTCCTATGGATAGCGCACACATGGTTCATGGACGAGTGGGAAGCAACCCCCCGGCTCGCTTTCCTCTCTCCCGAACCTGAGTCAGGCAAGACACGAGCACTGGAAGTGACAGCACCACTCGTGTGCGACGGACTATCATTTTCCAACGTCTCACCCGCCTACCTGTTCAGGCGCGTCACCAAGGAAGACACGCCCCCAACCGTCCTGTTCGACGAGATAGACGCAATCTTCGGCCCCAAAGCAAACGGCAACGAAGACCTACGCTCATTCCTCAACGCTGGACACCGTAAAGGCGCACGCATCGGGAGATGCCTCGACCACGGGGCGGGCATCGAAGAATTCGACACGTACTGTGCCGTAGCGCTCGCGGGCTTGGGGTACCTACCTGACACGATTGCCACGCGTTCTGTCATTGTCAGGATGCGGAAGCGTAAGAGTTCGGAACAGGTGGAGCAGTGGAGGATCCGCACGTGCGAACCCAAAGCCGTCGCACTGCATGATTGGTTCGAGCAGTGGGCAAGCCAACAACGGGATAACGTGGGCATCCCCATGTTGCCTAACCAGATCCGAGACCGTAACGCTGACGTGTGGGAACCGCTCATCGCCGTGGCTGATCTTGCTGGGGGCGCGTGGCCGCAAGCCGCGCGTACCGCGGCAATCACCATGACA
The sequence above is a segment of the Schaalia radingae genome. Coding sequences within it:
- a CDS encoding helix-turn-helix domain-containing protein, coding for MAENLRDNAHPASPELLTIQQAAELLNVSVGTVRKWITSGELNAYRYGAHGRIVRITRDDIHQFATPIIGGAK
- a CDS encoding helix-turn-helix domain-containing protein: MKVSDLTAFTGIAPNTIYTWIKQGRIKTVEFGSRILIPADEMERLLTEGVPTPNPYRDGDAA
- a CDS encoding DUF3631 domain-containing protein, whose protein sequence is MSEKEEGSELFDAVYKFLGRFVAYPTSESRVAHVLWIAHTWFMDEWEATPRLAFLSPEPESGKTRALEVTAPLVCDGLSFSNVSPAYLFRRVTKEDTPPTVLFDEIDAIFGPKANGNEDLRSFLNAGHRKGARIGRCLDHGAGIEEFDTYCAVALAGLGYLPDTIATRSVIVRMRKRKSSEQVEQWRIRTCEPKAVALHDWFEQWASQQRDNVGIPMLPNQIRDRNADVWEPLIAVADLAGGAWPQAARTAAITMTSTEATPATLGAQLLVDIHTIFESKGRQWVNSGELVNELNMMEESPWGDLKGRPMDTRRLARMLKGYGITPQKKRLGEATSRGYPRDAFTDAWERYLPARSLQEAEQAEHRNIGVIPTKNDATPKTPIRNIRNTSGTKQPQNINDVPDVPLVPVKSGYTGDGKQGSLFDSDVEGCA